The following are encoded in a window of Phaseolus vulgaris cultivar G19833 chromosome 3, P. vulgaris v2.0, whole genome shotgun sequence genomic DNA:
- the LOC137839041 gene encoding paired amphipathic helix protein Sin3-like 3 → MKRLWKDGSSISQPKKLVVLSPLTKHKGQPEIKSGGEHRLTVNDGLTYVNLVKEVFRDKKEKYHGFLEAMKDFKAKRIDTIGVIAKVKELFKGHKDLILRFNIFLPNEYEIKLPLEDEQPPLEKPNEFAQKEVEKCLTSADNNHRRCGAKEKKPIEDSSVFESPLKSDYINTSGKKKSRDDANTSSQLKQPVMLTSEKKHISQTQISSGDDQRLIINVLAYIKTIKEVFSDKTEKYHDFLEVMWDFKAQSCRVQDSGANHDTDENVGIQPSSSVVEDISSMKSMFSGVFGYLEEATERLRNPDDFKEFLKYIRIYSKELITQEELKLLVGNLFGQYADLMEGFNEFLS, encoded by the exons ATGAAGAGGTTATGGAAAGACGGTAGTTCTATTTCACAACCGAAAAAGCTCGTGGTGTTATCTCCTCTAACAAAACA CAAGGGGCAACCAGAAATCAAAAGTGGAGGTGAGCATAGACTAACCGTAAATGATGGTCTGACATATGTCAATTTAGTAAAAGAGGTGTTTCGAGATAAGAAAGAAAAGTATCATGGCTTTCTGGAAGCTATGAAGGACTTCAAGGCTAAAAG AATTGATACAATTGGTGTCATAGCTAAAGTAAAGGAGTTGTTTAAAGGGCACAAAGATCTAATTTTGCGATTTAACATTTTCTTACCAAATGAATATGAAATTAAACTGCCATTGGAGGATGAGCAACCTCCCCTTGAGAAGCCCAATGAATTCGCACAAAAAGAAGTTGAAAAGTGTTTGACAAGTGCTGATAACAATCACAGGAGATGTGGTGCAAAAGAAAAGAAGCCTATAGAAGATTCTTCTGTTTTTGAAAGTCCTTTGAAAAGTGATTATATCAACACTTCTG GAAAGAAGAAATCAAGGGATGATGCTAACACCAGTTCACAACTCAAACAACCCGTTATGCTTACCTCTGAAAAAAAACA CATTAGTCAAACACAAATTAGTAGTGGTGATGATCAGAGACTAATCATAAATGTGTTGGCATATATCAAGACAATAAAGGAAGTGTTTTCAGATAAGACAGAAAAGTATCATGACTTTTTGGAAGTTATGTGGGATTTCAAGGCTCAAAG TTGTAGGGTTCAAGACTCTGGTGCCAATCATGATACTGATGAAAATGTTGGCATACAACCTAGTTCATCTGTTGTTGAGGATATAAGCTCTATGAAAA GTATGTTTAGCGGCGTATTTGGTTACCTTGAAGAAGCAACGGAGAGATTACGAAATCCAGATGATTTTAAGGAATTTTTGAAATACATACGTATCTACAGCAAGGAGCTAATTACCCAAGAAGAATTGAAATTATTG GTGGGAAATCTATTTGGACAATATGCAGATCTTATGGAGGGATTTAATGAATTCTTGTCTTAA